In one Mesorhizobium australicum genomic region, the following are encoded:
- a CDS encoding aldo/keto reductase, with amino-acid sequence MRYNQLGRTGLFVSELCLGTMTFGEAGAGQWGQIAKVDQEAADRLVERSLAAGINFIDTANVYSFGESERILGQSLKNLGVRRQDVVIATKFHGQMGAGPNERGSSRGHIMDQVEQSLERLGTDHIDLYQVHGTDTVTPIDETLRALDDLVSRGLVRYVGVSNWQAWRIAKALGISERKDYARFETVQSYYSIAGRDLERDIVPMLTEEKLGLMVWSPLAGGLLSGKYGPGAPGNGEGRRASFNFPPVNEDKAWPIVAIMRDVARAHDATAASVALAWILTRPFVMSIIIGASRMDQLEQNLAAVDLRLTPEEIARLDEASALSPEYPGWMLERQAAGRVPAPFVPKK; translated from the coding sequence ATGCGATACAATCAGCTTGGCCGCACAGGCCTTTTCGTTTCCGAACTGTGCCTCGGCACGATGACCTTCGGCGAGGCCGGCGCCGGCCAGTGGGGCCAGATCGCCAAGGTCGACCAGGAGGCCGCCGATCGCCTGGTCGAGCGGTCGCTCGCCGCCGGCATCAACTTCATCGACACCGCCAACGTCTATTCCTTCGGCGAGTCCGAGAGGATCCTCGGCCAGTCGCTCAAGAACCTCGGCGTGCGCCGGCAGGACGTGGTCATCGCGACCAAGTTCCACGGCCAGATGGGCGCCGGCCCCAACGAGCGCGGCTCCTCGCGCGGCCACATCATGGACCAGGTCGAGCAGAGCCTCGAACGCCTCGGCACCGACCACATCGACCTCTACCAGGTGCACGGCACCGACACGGTGACGCCGATCGACGAGACGCTGCGCGCGCTCGACGACCTCGTCTCGCGCGGCCTCGTCCGCTATGTCGGCGTCTCCAACTGGCAGGCCTGGCGCATCGCCAAGGCGCTCGGCATCTCCGAGCGCAAGGACTACGCCCGCTTCGAGACGGTCCAGTCCTACTACTCCATCGCCGGCCGCGACCTCGAACGCGACATCGTGCCGATGCTGACCGAGGAGAAGCTCGGCCTGATGGTCTGGTCACCGCTCGCCGGCGGCCTGCTGTCGGGCAAATACGGCCCCGGCGCGCCCGGCAATGGCGAGGGCCGCCGCGCGTCCTTCAACTTCCCGCCGGTCAACGAGGACAAGGCCTGGCCGATCGTCGCCATCATGCGCGACGTCGCCAGGGCGCACGACGCCACCGCCGCCTCGGTGGCGCTGGCCTGGATCCTCACCCGGCCCTTCGTGATGAGCATCATCATCGGCGCCTCGCGGATGGACCAGCTGGAGCAGAACCTCGCCGCCGTCGACCTGCGCCTCACGCCCGAGGAAATCGCCCGCCTCGACGAGGCAAGCGCGCTCTCGCCCGAATATCCGGGCTGGATGCTCGAACGCCAGGCCGCCGGCCGCGTCCCTGCGCCGTTCGTGCCGAAGAAATGA